A stretch of the Papaver somniferum cultivar HN1 chromosome 6, ASM357369v1, whole genome shotgun sequence genome encodes the following:
- the LOC113286368 gene encoding legumin B-like, with product MMKSSSLVCLGLCFLFTLNGCLGQIEQQGGGWQTQQQPQQPRHYQGQSQCRIENLNAQEPNRRVESEAGVAEFWDQNNQQFECAGVAATRYIIQPRGLLLPSFANAPRLAYIVQGRGLTGALIPGCPETFHSIQQSQQLRGGQQQRSRDQHQKIRQVQQGDVLALPAGVSHWCYNEGETPLVAIVVHDTSSNANQLDRNLRRFQLAGSQQTQTSSYQQRQQQQRQQVRGQQDVPENNIFNGFNVETLAEAFGVSTETARKLQGQNDQRGNIVFVEGGLQVIRPQQGEEEEERVQRYRTTNGLEETICSMRLRQNIANPTRADVYSERGGRITTLNSQKLPILNYIQMSAERGVLYQNALLAPHWNLNAHSVMYVTRGSCRCQIVGNQGRQVFDGQLNQGQMLVVPQNFAVVKQAGNEGFEWVSFKTNDNAMTSPLVGKTSVLSAMPADVLMNAYQISREEANRLKNNRMEETMILTPGSRSQSQVRASA from the exons ATGATGAAGTCCTCATCTTTAGTTTGTCTTGGTTTGTGCTTTCTTTTCACGCTGAATGGTTGTTTAGGTCAAATAGAACAACAAGGTGGAGGATGGCAAACTCAGCAACAACCGCAACAGCCACGTCATTACCAAGGTCAAAGCCAGTGTCGAATTGAAAACTTAAACGCTCAAGAGCCTAACCGTCGTGTTGAATCTGAAGCTGGTGTTGCTGAGTTTTGGGACCAGAATAATCAACAATTCGAGTGTGCTGGTGTTGCTGCTACTCGATATATCATTCAGCCTAGAGGACTTCTTTTGCCATCTTTCGCAAATGCGCCTAGACTTGCCTACATTGTTCAAG GTAGGGGATTGACTGGAGCCCTTATCCCTGGCTGTCCTGAAACCTTCCATTCAATTCAGCAGTCTCAGCAATTAAGAGGAGGCCAGCAGCAGAGATCTAGAGATCAGCATCAAAAGATACGCCAAGTTCAGCAAGGAGACGTTTTGGCTTTGCCTGCAGGAGTATCTCATTGGTGCTACAATGAGGGCGAGACGCCACTTGTCGCTATCGTTGTTCATGACACAAGCAGCAACGCAAACCAGCTAGATCGCAACCTCAGG AGATTTCAACTGGCCGGAAGTCAGCAAACACAAACTAGCTCATATCAACAACGCCAACAACAACAACGTCAACAGGTAAGAGGTCAACAAGATGTCCCAGAAAACAACATCTTCAATGGCTTCAATGTCGAGACTTTGGCTGAGGCTTTTGGAGTGAGCACCGAGACAGCAAGGAAACTACAAGGACAAAATGACCAGAGAGGTAACATCGTTTTTGTTGAAGGTGGGCTTCAAGTGATTAGGCCACaacaaggagaagaagaagaggaacgaGTACAACGTTACAGGACCACAAACGGGTTAGAGGAAACTATTTGCAGTATGAGACTCAGGCAGAACATAGCTAACCCAACTAGGGCTGATGTTTACTCAGAAAGAGGTGGAAGAATCACTACTCTCAACAGTCAGAAGTTGCCCATTCTTAACTACATCCAGATGAGTGCAGAAAGAGGAGTCCTTTACCAG AATGCCCTACTTGCACCACACTGGAACTTGAACGCCCACAGTGTTATGTACGTCACAAGAGGAAGTTGCAGGTGTCAGATTGTAGGTAACCAAGGTCGCCAAGTCTTTGATGGTCAACTCAACCAAGGCCAGATGTTGGTTGTTCCTCAGAACTTCGCCGTGGTTAAACAGGCTGGAAATGAAGGATTTGAATGGGTATCATTCAAGACTAATGACAATGCTATGACGAGCCCATTGGTTGGAAAAACTTCTGTGTTAAGCGCAATGCCCGCAGATGTCTTGATGAATGCATATCAAATCTCAAGAGAAGAAGCAAATAGGTTGAAGAATAACAGAATGGAGGAAACAATGATACTTACCCCAGGATCTAGGTCTCAGTCTCAGGTCAGGGCTTCTGCTTGA
- the LOC113289979 gene encoding patellin-4-like gives MTSDEQVKSEETQMAAANIDEPIINGTNPDNGSNIKVEENPKLVDADNADTNNVEEEEKEEEQHDTKSDEKVLCAGEKEEEEEAAKDCKDGNENGKEEVVQSTTINKEEEEQVEEIKETSSSDLKDNEKKALIDFKSKLEEAILQNKLFPLAAHTKEEKEKEEEAQKEKEPQTKPATQEGNDEDDKLEKSKQEEEKVVEEKEKTVQEEGKAVEEKEKSLQEEEKVGEEKEKSVDVVAELEEEDTADNKEKCTPKEEEEKKAENQENEEDKKKSDDDVVVVDKDISLWGVPLLPSAGSEATDVILLKFLRARDFKVNEAFEMLKNTLQWRKDNKIDSILDEDLGLDHLNSVAYMDGIDHEGHPICYNMYGIFENDELYQKTFGTEEQRQLFMRWRFQLMEKGIQKLDFSNKKGVSSLLQINDLKNSPGPSRKELRIAMKQAVGLLQDNYPEFVARNIFVNVPFWYYAFNAVLSPFLTQRTKSKFVFARPAKVTETLLRYIPAQQIPIRYGGMKRENDSEFSSAAEECNVTEVIVKSGSTEAIEIPAPESGVTLLWDLIVLGWEVNYKEEFVPSDEGSYTMIIQKGKKMGSQEESIRNSFRNSEPGKVVLTVENNTFKKKKVLYRYKTKMISA, from the exons ATGACATCTGACGAACAAGTTAAATCCGAAGAAACCCAAATGGCTGCTGCTAATATTGATGAACCCATCATCAATGGTACTAATCCTGATAATGGCAGCAACATTAAAGTCGAAGAAAACCCAAAACTGGTTGATGCAGACAATGCAGACACAAacaatgttgaagaagaagaaaaagaggaggaACAACACGACACTAAATCAGATGAAAAAGTGTTGTGTgcgggagaaaaagaagaagaagaagaagcagctaaGGATTGTAAAGACGGAAATGAAAATGGCAAAGAAGAGGTTGTTCAATCAACTACTAttaataaggaagaagaagaacaagtagaagaaatcaaagagaCCTCATCTTCAGATCTGAAAGATAATGAAAAGAAGGCACTGATTGACTTCAAATCAAAGCTTGAAGAAGCTATTCTCCAAAACAAGCTGTTCCCATTAGCCGCGcacacaaaagaagaaaaagaaaaggaagaagaagctcAAAAGGAGAAAGAACCGCAGACGAAACCAGCAACTCAAGAAggtaatgatgaagatgataaattAGAGAAATCAAAACAAGAAGAGGAAAAAGTGgtagaagagaaggaaaaaacagtacaagaagaaggaaaagcggtggaagagaaagagaaatcattacaagaagaagaaaaagtgggggaggagaaggagaaatctgTGGATGTTGTTGCAGAACTAGAAGAAGAAGATACTGCAGACAACAAGGAAAAATGCACAccaaaagaagaggaagaaaagaagGCGGAGAAtcaggaaaatgaagaagataagaagaaatcagatgatgatgttgttgttgtagacaAAGATATCTCATTATGGGGTGTCCCTCTCTTACCAAGTGCAGGTTCAGAAGCAACTGATGTAATCCTTTTGAAATTCTTAAGAGCTAGAGATTTTAAGGTTAACGAAGCTTTTGAGATGTTGAAGAACACTTTACAATGGAGGAAAGATAACAAGATCGATTCAATCTTGGATGAAGATTTAGGTTTAGATCATCTCAATTCAGTAGCTTATATGGATGGCATAGATCATGAAGGACACCCAATTTGTTACAACATGTATGGTATTTTTGAAAATGATGAGCTTTACCAGAAGACATTTGGTACCGAGGAGCAAAGACAATTGTTCATGCGATGGAGGTTTCAATTGATGGAGAAGGGTATTCAAAAACTTGATTTTAGTAACAAAAAAGGTGTTTCTTCTTTGCTTCAGATAAATGATCTCAAGAATTCACCTGGGCCATCAAGGAAGGAGCTTCGAATTGCCATGAAACAAGCTGTGGGTCTTCTTCAAGACAATTATCCAGAGTTTGTCGCCAGAAAT ATCTTTGTGAATGTTCCATTTTGGTACTATGCCTTCAATGCTGTTCTATCTCCATTCTTAACCCAAAGGACTAAGAGTAAATTCGTCTTTGCTCGTCCGGCCAAAGTCACTGAAACACTTCTAAG GTACattccagcccaacaaattcctATCCGCTACGGTGGTATGAAGAGGGAGAACGATTCTGAATtttcttctgctgctgaagaatgcAATGTGACTGAAGTTATTGTTAAGTCTGGATCAACAGAAGCTATTGAAATTCCTGCACCCGAGTCTGGAGTTACTCTTCTGTGGGACTTGATTGTGTTGGGCTGGGAGGTTAACTACAAAGAAGAATTTGTCCCAAGCGATGAAGGTTCTTACACCATGATTAttcagaaaggaaagaaaatgggTTCTCAGGAAGAATCAATTCGGAACTCGTTCAGGAATAGCGAACCCGGTAAGGTTGTCCTAACAGTCGAGAATAATACATTCAAGAAAAAGAAGGTTCTTTATAGATACAAGACCAAGATGATCTCCGCTTAA